The genome window GTCCATGCCAACCAGCATATTGATCTGGACGTAGTCCCCGGCTCGATCCATGCCATCCTTGGAGAGAATGGCGCCGGCAAATCGACCCTGATGAAGTTGATCTACGGCGTCGAACAACCGGACGACGGGACTGTTGCCTGGTATGGACAGCCCCTCAGCCTTGCCTCCCCCGCGGAGGCGAGGCGTGCCGGCATCGGGATGGTCTTTCAGCATTTCTCGCTGTTCGAGAGTCTCACGGTTGTCGAAAACATCCGGCTGATCGTGTCAGGCCGAACGGCCGAACTTGCGAAGCGCATCCGCACATTGGGGGATGAATTCGGACTTGAAGTCGATCCGCTGGCCCACGTGCATGAACTGTCGGTCGGCGAGCGGCAGCGGGTGGAAATCATCCGATGCTTGTTGACCGATCCGAAACTGCTGATCCTCGACGAGCCGACATCGGTCCTGCCGCCGCAAGCCGTCGGGAAGCTGTTCGACACGCTGCGCCGACTTCGCGACGGCGGCGTGTCGATCCTCTTCATCTCGCACAAGCTGGAGGAGATCCAGTCCCTGTGCGACCGTGCCACTATCCTGCGCGGCGGACGCGTGACCGGACATGTGGATCCGCGCGAGCATGACGCCCATGATCTCGCCCGCATGATGATTGGCCGCGATATGCCGGAGCCGATGGCCGCATTGCCTATGGCCGAGGGCGAAAAGCGCCTAGAAATCATTGGCCTCGATTACCGGCCAGGCGATCCTTTCGCAGTGCCGCTCTCCGCTGTCAGCCTGAGCGTGCGCCGCGGCGAGATTCTCGGCATTGCCGGTATTTCCGGCAATGGACAAAAGGAACTTGCCGCGCTGATTTCGGGGGAAACGACCCTGCCACGGGACAAGCGCGACCAGATCTTCATGATGGGACGGGATGTGGGTAGCCTCGACGCCGCCAGCCGTAGAAAACTGGGCTTTGCCTTCGTCCCGGAAGACCGGCTCGGTCACGGCGCAGTTCCCGAGATGTCGCTGACGCTCAACAGCCTGCTGACGGCTCATCCCTTGAAGCTCGTGCGGCATGGTCTCCTCGACAGCGCCAGGGCCACCGCCTTCGCAAACGAGTGCATCCGGGATTATGACGTGCGCACGCCAGGCCCGGATGCGGAAGCCGGCTCACTTTCCGGGGGAAACCTGCAGAAGTTCATCGTCGGACGCGAAATCATGCTGGCGCCGAAACTGCTCTTCCTTGCGCAGCCAACCTGGGGCGTAGACGTCGGCGCGGCCTCTGCCATTCGCAAGCGGCTGATCGAGCTGCGCAATCAAGGCATGGCCATTCTCGTCATATCCGAAGAGCTCGAGGAATTGTTCGAGCTCAGCGACTTCATCCAGGTCCTGTATCATGGCACGCTGAGCCCGCCGCTCGTCACACGCGATACAAAACCGGAAGAGATCGGTCGATACATGATCGGCGCACAGCCCCAACGGGAAAAGCTATCCGCATGAGCAGTTCCTTCTCCGCCGCCCTACCCACCTTCGTTCGCCGGGAACGGGCCTCGTTCACCGCGAAGTTGCTTGCGCCGCCGATCGCCCTCATCGTCACTATCGCTCTTAATTTGGGCCTCTATGTCGCCATGGGTCGTGATCCGGCAGCGGTGATCTACGCCATGTTGATCGAGCCATTTTTCTCCTGGGCGTCATTCTCCGAAGTATTGCTGAAAACCGGCCCACTGCTTCTCATCGCACAGGGTCTGGCGATCGGCTTTCGGGCGAAGGTCTTCAACATTGGTGCCGAGGGTCAATTCATTCTCGGCGCAATCTTCGCCTCCGCCATACCCATCTGGATGCCGCAGGCAACGGGCCAATGGATCTGGCCGGCAATGCTGCTGCTCGGCACCATCGGGGGTGCGGTATGGGCCTCCCTCACCGCCTTCTGGCGCGTCAGGCTCAATGCCAACGAAATTCTCGTCTCGCTGATGCTGAGCTTCGTCGCCGCACAATTGCTCAATTATCTGCTTCTCGGGCCATGGAAAGATCCGAACGGTTTCAATTTCCCGCAGTCGGTCATGTTCCAGTACGATGCCATGGTGCCGATCCTGTTCGAAGGGACGCGCGTCAATGTCTCGCTTCTCCTCGCGGTCGGCCTATCGATCGCGGCATGGATCTTCATGCAGAAAAGCTTCGCCGGATACAAATTGCAGGTTGGCGGACTGGCTCCCCGCGCGGCAAGCTATGCCGGCTTCAAGGAGAGTTGGGCAATTTGGCTCTCGCTGATCATCGGCGGTGCGGCGGCCGGTCTTGCCGGCGCTGCCGAAGTTGCCGGCCCCCTTGGTCAGCTACAGCGCTCCATCTCGACAGGGTATGGCTACGCGGCCATCATCGTTGCCTATCTCGGCGGTCTCAATCCGATCGGCATCGTTATTTCCTCGATCATCATGGCCGCGCTCTACATCGGCGGCGACAATGCCATGGTTTCCGCCAATCTACCCATCGCGGCCGTCCGCGTCTTCCAGGGCAGTCTGCTCCTCATCTATCTCATCGCCGTGGCTTTCGTGCGCTATCGCATCGTATGGCGCCCCGTGTCCGCCCGGAGCGCATCATGAGCGCTGTCGAGTTCATTCTCGCGGGCATGCTGGCGGCCGCAACCCCGTTTCTGCTGGCGGCTTTAGGTGAGCTTGTCGTCGAGCGCGCCGGCGTCCTCAATCTCGGCGTCGAGGGACTAATGGCGCTTGGTGCCGTCATCGCGTTCATTGTTGTTTATCACGGGGGCGGTCATTTTCTGGCTTTCCTCGCGGCCGGTCTCGGAAGCGCTCTCCTCTCGATGATTTTTGCCGGTATCATTCTGGGGTTTAACGCAAACCAGGTCGCGGCCGGTCTTGCGCTCGGGATTCTCGGTCAGGGCCTCTCGGCGCTGTTTGGCAAAAGCTATGAAAGCCTGACCGTCACCACGCTGCCGAAGATCGCGATCCCCGGGCTTTCGGAGATTCCCGTCGTCGGCGGGCTCTTCAATCAGGATATCGTCGTCTGGATCTCCCTTGTCTTGACCTTAGGCATCTGGGCGCTGTTTGCCTACGGCAAGATTGGCCTGGTCCTGCGCGCTGTCGGTGAAAATCCGAAAGCCGCCCATGCTATCGGCTATCCCATCGTCGCGATCCGTTTCGCCGCAGTTGCGTTCGGCGGCATGATGGCAGGCTTTGCCGGTGCCTACGCCGCGACGATCTACACGCCGCTCTGGGCGGACGGCATGATCGCCGGTCGTGGCTGGATTGCCATTGCTCTTGTTGTCTTTGGCACCTGGCTGACATCAAGGATTTTCTTAGGCGCCTGCCTGTTTGGCGCGGTATCGCTGATGGGTCTTGCCGCCCAGGCAAGCGGGCTTGCCGTTCCCTCACAACTGCTGGCATGCCTGCCCTATCTCGTGACGATCATCGTCCTCGGCATCATCTCGGCAGATCGCCGCCTACTGAAGCTCAACGGCGTCGCCTCACTCGGCGAGCCGTTCGAGCGGTGACTGTATTTGCGCCGAGGGTTACAGGACTCGGTGTTTGCATAAGCCATGACGTTCGCCTCGCAGCGCTCTGAAGGGCGTCGTCGTCGATGCCATCGCAAAAGTCTTCGAGACTCGCCGGAATTTCCTACATGGATAGACAGGCTTAAAAAGTGCAAATCTATAACCTTGGTCGTTTGCTTCGGACGCTCCCCTGGCGCGGCAAGGACAGAACGACGGCAAGCTACCGCCGTGCGGTCCATCCACTTGTGTAGGCCGAGTGCTCCCCCTCCGGTCGACGGAGTCCATTTGGTTCGGGCAATGTCACTATTGGCTAGGCAATGAAGCCGATTCCAATTCACGGAATTCCGCTGTCTCTCGCAGAAGCCATTCTCGAAATGCTTTGACAGGCTTGGGAGGCTCCAGCCCTTCCGGTGACACAAGATAGTAATTGCTTCTGCTTCGCACCCGATGATGTGAGGCAACAATGAGTTGCCCGCTGTCCAATTCAGGTTTGATGAGAAAAAGAGGCATCAAGGCTACGCCGAGACCCGCGATGCAAGCTTGAGCAACACCGAGAAATTGCTCGAAACCCATATTTGCTAGCGGCTTGCCTTCAATTCCCAGGCTCGAAAACCAGTCTTCCCAAGCAAGGGGTCTCGAGCGCATTTGGAGAAGCGGTAAGCGTAGAAGATCCTGCTCCGAGACAATTGCACTGTCTTTCAAGAACGCAGGGCTGCAAACCGGTGCGACGATCTCTTCCATAAGAAACGTACACTCGCCGTTCGGCCAGTCATCGCCGCCGATGTGGATCGCCGCGTCAATGCCTTCGCTTGCGAAATCAAAGACTCCGATACGCGTTGCAAAATTGAGTGTCACTTCGGGATGCTCAGAAACGAAATTTGGAATGCGAGGTAGAAGCCACCGCGTTCCGAACGTCGGTAGAATGGCAAGGTTCAGCGTTGCCGATGGCGAGCCCGTTATAGCGTGCAACGAGGCAGTTCGGATCAACGCAAGAGCCTCTTGAATCGATTTGTGGTAGACGACGCCTTGAGGCGTCAACGCCACGCCGCGCCCGCCGCGTATGAAAAGCGTCGTGTTAAGCCGCTCCTCGAGCGTCAGAATCTGGCGGCTTATCGCCGCCTGAGTCAGCGTCAGCTCAACGGCAGCGGCGGAAAAGCTTCCGAGGCGGACGACGGAATCGAATGCCGCCAGAGCGGTTGTCGAGGGCAGCAGACGACGTTGTAGCGGATCCATCAGCTATAACTATACCTCATACCTCGATGAGTAAACATCGTTTCTCGCTGCGCAGATTTGCTGACATCCTAGAGGAAGTCCAAATGTGAGATACGACGATGACGTTCGCCTGGAACGACCCTTTTCTCCTTGATGAACAGCTTGCGGAAGACGAGCGGATGATCCGCGACACAGCAGCGGCTTTCGCCAAAATAGAATTGCTGCCTCGCATTCAGGAGGCCTATCTTGATGAAGTTACGGATCCCGAGCTGTTTCGCCTCATGGGTCGAGCCGGGCTTCTTGGAATAACATTGCCAGAGGAATACGGCGCCGCGAATGCGAGTTATGTGGCATACGGCCTTGTTGCCCGTGAGGTCGAACGCATCGATTCCGGATACCGCTCTATGATGAGCGTGCAGTCCTCACTGGTCATATATCCAATCTTTGCCTACGGCTCGAGCGATCAGAAAAAGAAATACCTTCCGGGCCTTGTTTCCGGCGACTTGATTGGCTGCTTCGGCCTGACGGAGCCGGATGCGGGCTCAGACCCGGGCAGCATGAAAACCCGCGCGGAAAAGATCGAAGGCGGCTATCGTCTTCGCGGTGCGAAAATGTGGATTTCCAATTCGCCAATCGCCGATGTTTTCGTCGTGTGGGCGAAATCCGAGGCCCATAACAATGAGATCCGCGGCTTCGTGCTCGAAAAAGGCATGAAGGGCCTTTCGGCTCCGAAGATCGGCGGCAAACTGAGCCTGCGTGCCTCGATCACCGGCGAGATCGTTATGGACGGCGTCGAGGTCACAGAGGACGCACTGCTTCCGAATGTCTCAGGCCTCAAAGGCCCCTTCGGGTGCCTTAACCGAGCGCGATATGGCATCTCATGGGGCGTCATGGGTGCGGCGGAGGACTGCTGGATTCGCACCGTGCAATACGGCCTTGATCGCAAGCAGTTTGGCAAGCCGCTTGCAGGTATGCAGCTCTATCAGAAGAAGCTCGCCGATATGCAAACGGAGATCGCACTCGGGCTTCAGGCATCGCTGCGTGTCGGACGGCTCCTCGACGATCATAAGATGGCGCCGGAAATGATTTCCATCGTCAAGCGTAACAATTGCGGCAAGGCCCTCGATATCGCTCGGCAAGCCCGCGACATGCACGGCGGCAACGGCATTCAGATCGAGTATCATGTCATGCGTCATGCGCAGAACCTTGAGACCGTCAATACGTACGAGGGGACACATGATGTCCATGCTCTCATCCTCGGCCGCGCTCAGACCGGCATTCAAGCCTTCTTCTGATCCCCATCATCGAGGACATATAATGTCGCAAGCACCCCTCGCCGGACTGAAGGTTGTGGAACTTGCTCGCATCCTGGCAGGTCCGTGGATCGGCCAAACGCTGGCAGAACTGGGGGCCGATGTCATCAAAATCGAAAGTCCGGACGGTGACGACACCCGCCATTGGGGTCCGCCGTACATCGACGAAGGCGAAGGCAAGCGCTCGGCCGCCTATTTTCACGCGTGCAATCGCGGCAAAAGATCGATGATCGCAGATTTCAACTCAAGCGATGACATGAGAGCCGTCCGGGCGCTGATCGCCTCCGCTGATATAGTCATTGAGAACTTCAAGGTCGGGGGGTTGAAGAAGTTCGCCCTCGACTACCAGAGCCTCCAAGCGACACATCCGCGCTTGATCTATTGCTCCGTGACCGGCTTCGGCCAAACTGGCCCATATGCGCACCGGCCAGGCTATGACTTCATGATCCAAGGCATGAGCGGCATCATGGATTTGACGGGAGAGCCCGATGGGTCGCCGCAAAAAGTGGGCGTCGCGTTCGCCGATATCTTCACAGGCCTTTACGGCGTCATTGCTATTCAGGCCGCTCTGAAAGCACGCGAAGACAGCGGTTGCGGCCAGCACATCGACATGGCGCTTTTCGACTGCATGGCTGCGGTGTTGGCCAACCAAAGCATGAATTTCCTGGCTTCGGGAGTTACGCCGAAGCGCATGGGCAATGCCCATCCGAATATTGCGCCGTATCAGACCTTTCCTGTTGCTGATGGCTATATCATCGTCGCCTGCGGAAACGACGGCCAATTTTCCCGTTTGTGTGAGGTGTTGGCCATGCCTGAGCTGCCTGTCAGCGAGGCGTTCGCGACAAACGCTCAACGTGTCCAGAACCGGCTTGTTCTTGAACAAACGTTGGCCGCGAAGACGGCTTTATGGACCCGAGACAGTCTTTTAGAAGCACTCGAAAAAGCCACCGTGCCGGCGGGGCCGATCAATACGGTTGGCGACTTGTTTGCCGACGAGCAGTTCCATCATCGCCAAATGCTCGTCGAACTCGATGGTGTGCCGGGCTTACGAACGCCGATCAGATTTTCGGGGGCCTCGTTCAACCCATCCCGCCGCTCGCCCCGATTGGGTGAGCACACTGCGGAGATCCTGGCCGAAATCGGTCTTGGCGATCATGTTGAAGGAAGGTTTCCATGAAGATTCTCGTCCCGGTGAAGCGGGTGGTTGATTACAACGTGAAGATCCGTGTGAAGGCGGATGGCACGGGTGTCGAGTTTGCGAATGTGAAGATGTCGATGAACCCGTTCGACGAGATCTCGGTCGAGGAAGCGCTGCGGCTGAAGGAAGCCGGCAAGGCCGAAGAGGTGGTGGTGGTATCGATTGGCCCGGCCAAGGCCGAGGAGACGCTGCGGACGGCGCTCGCCATGGGGGCCGATCGTGCGGTGCTGGTCGAGACCGACGATCAGGTCGAGCCGCTGGCAGTGGCGAAGATCCTGAAAGGGGTCGCCGCGGCCGAACAGCCCGGCCTGATCATCGTCGGCAAGCAGGCGATCGATGATGACTCGAACCAGACCGGCCAGATGCTGGCGGCCCTCTTGGGCTCGGCGCAGGCAACCTTCGCCTCGAAGATCGAGATCGGTGAGGGAAGCGCCAAGGTCACCCGCGAAGTGGATGGCGGCCTGCAGACGATCGAGGTCAAGCTGCCGGCGGTGGTCACGACGGACCTGCGCCTCAACGAGCCGCGTTATGCCTCGCTGCCGAACATCATGAAGGCAAAGAAGAAGCCGCTCGACAAGAAGGCACCTGCCGACTTCGGCGTCTCCACCGAGCCGCGCCTGAAGGTGTTGAAGACCGAGGAACCGTCGGGCCGCAAGGCGGGCGTCAAGGTCAAGTCGGTGGCCGAGCTGGTCGAAAAACTCAAGACCGAAGCCGGCGTGCTCTGAGGCCGTTCATGCTCCCGAAAAGTGGGTACCGGTTTTCGGTCAAGAGCATGGACTCAGCAAATGTAAAGGATAAGACCCATGGCCATTCTTCTTCTGGCTGATCATGACAGCAACCACCTTTCCGACCAGACCGCCAAGGCGCTCACGGCGGCGACACAGATCGGCGGCGAAGTCCATGTGCTTGTCGCCGGCAAGGACGCGAGGCCGGCTGCCGAGCAGGCAGCCAAGCTTGCCGGCGTCTCCAAGGTGCTGCTGGCCGAAAGTGACGCGCTTGCCAACAATCTCGCCGAACCGCTTGCCGATCTGATCGTGTCGCTGGCGGCGAGTTATCACACCATCGTCGCGGCGGCCACTTCCGTCGGCAAAAACGTCATGCCGCGGGTCGCCGCCCTGCTCGATGTCGCTCAGGTCTCTGAGATCATCGAGGTTCTTTCGCCCTATATGTTCAAGCGACCGATCTATGCCGGCAACGCCATCCAGACGGTGCAGTCGACCGATGCCAAGAGGGTGATCACCATTCGTACCTCTTCTTTCGCCGCCTCAGGCGAAGAGGGATCGGCCGTTATTGTGAAAAGCGACTCGGTTACGGCCGGTCCCAATCTTTCCAGCTTCGTTGCCGATGCGCTGTCGACCTCGGATCGTCCGGAACTCACCTCCGCGAAGATCATCATCTCCGGTGGCCGCGCCCTCGGTTCGGCGGAGAAGTTCAAGGAAGTCATCCTTCCCGTCGCCGACAAGCTCGGGGCTGCGGTCGGCGCATCCCGCGCCGCCGTCGATGCCGGTTATGCCCCGAACGACTGGCAGGTCGGCCAGACCGGCAAGGTGGTGGCACCGCAGCTTTATATCGCCTGCGGCATCTCCGGGGCCATCCAGCATCTCGCCGGCATGAAGGACTCGAAAGTCATCGTCGCCATCAACAAGGACGAAGAGGCCCCGATCTTCCAGATCGCCGACTACGGCCTCGTCGCCGATCTCTTCGAAATCCTACCACAGTTTGAGCAAGCAATATCATGAACGATCAAGGTCCAATTCCAATCCGGTCGGTCGGCATCATCGGCGCCGGACAGATGGGGCTCGGCATTGCCCAAGTCTCCCTCCAAGCTGGGCTTAGCGTACGGCTTTACGATGTCTCGAACGAGCGCGTCTGCGAGGGTATAGAGAAAGTTCGCCATTCGCTGAGTCGAAAGGTTGGTGAAGATCGGCGTCTGGAGGGAACGTTCAGCGGTTCGGACTCCATCGGTGACTTGGGCAACTGTGATCTCGTGGTAGAGGCAGCGACAGAAAACGAGAATATTAAGAAAAATATTTTTGAAGGGCTATGTCCGATCCTGAAGCCCGAGGCGATCCTCGCCACCAATACCTCATCTCTTTCGATCACTCGTCTTGCAAAATCGACGGACCGGCCAGACCGTTTCATGGGCATTCACTTTATGAACCCGGTTCCGGTGATGAAGCTCGTTGAGCTAGTAAGAGGAATGGCCACGTCGCAACAAACATACGAGGCGGCCAAAAGCTTCGCCGCACAGCTCGGCAAACAGGTGACGACCTCAGAAGATTCCC of Rhizobium sp. NXC24 contains these proteins:
- a CDS encoding ABC transporter ATP-binding protein — its product is MTIPLLSLRGISKSYGQVHANQHIDLDVVPGSIHAILGENGAGKSTLMKLIYGVEQPDDGTVAWYGQPLSLASPAEARRAGIGMVFQHFSLFESLTVVENIRLIVSGRTAELAKRIRTLGDEFGLEVDPLAHVHELSVGERQRVEIIRCLLTDPKLLILDEPTSVLPPQAVGKLFDTLRRLRDGGVSILFISHKLEEIQSLCDRATILRGGRVTGHVDPREHDAHDLARMMIGRDMPEPMAALPMAEGEKRLEIIGLDYRPGDPFAVPLSAVSLSVRRGEILGIAGISGNGQKELAALISGETTLPRDKRDQIFMMGRDVGSLDAASRRKLGFAFVPEDRLGHGAVPEMSLTLNSLLTAHPLKLVRHGLLDSARATAFANECIRDYDVRTPGPDAEAGSLSGGNLQKFIVGREIMLAPKLLFLAQPTWGVDVGAASAIRKRLIELRNQGMAILVISEELEELFELSDFIQVLYHGTLSPPLVTRDTKPEEIGRYMIGAQPQREKLSA
- a CDS encoding ABC transporter permease gives rise to the protein MSSSFSAALPTFVRRERASFTAKLLAPPIALIVTIALNLGLYVAMGRDPAAVIYAMLIEPFFSWASFSEVLLKTGPLLLIAQGLAIGFRAKVFNIGAEGQFILGAIFASAIPIWMPQATGQWIWPAMLLLGTIGGAVWASLTAFWRVRLNANEILVSLMLSFVAAQLLNYLLLGPWKDPNGFNFPQSVMFQYDAMVPILFEGTRVNVSLLLAVGLSIAAWIFMQKSFAGYKLQVGGLAPRAASYAGFKESWAIWLSLIIGGAAAGLAGAAEVAGPLGQLQRSISTGYGYAAIIVAYLGGLNPIGIVISSIIMAALYIGGDNAMVSANLPIAAVRVFQGSLLLIYLIAVAFVRYRIVWRPVSARSAS
- a CDS encoding ABC transporter permease, producing the protein MSAVEFILAGMLAAATPFLLAALGELVVERAGVLNLGVEGLMALGAVIAFIVVYHGGGHFLAFLAAGLGSALLSMIFAGIILGFNANQVAAGLALGILGQGLSALFGKSYESLTVTTLPKIAIPGLSEIPVVGGLFNQDIVVWISLVLTLGIWALFAYGKIGLVLRAVGENPKAAHAIGYPIVAIRFAAVAFGGMMAGFAGAYAATIYTPLWADGMIAGRGWIAIALVVFGTWLTSRIFLGACLFGAVSLMGLAAQASGLAVPSQLLACLPYLVTIIVLGIISADRRLLKLNGVASLGEPFER
- a CDS encoding LysR family transcriptional regulator; the encoded protein is MDPLQRRLLPSTTALAAFDSVVRLGSFSAAAVELTLTQAAISRQILTLEERLNTTLFIRGGRGVALTPQGVVYHKSIQEALALIRTASLHAITGSPSATLNLAILPTFGTRWLLPRIPNFVSEHPEVTLNFATRIGVFDFASEGIDAAIHIGGDDWPNGECTFLMEEIVAPVCSPAFLKDSAIVSEQDLLRLPLLQMRSRPLAWEDWFSSLGIEGKPLANMGFEQFLGVAQACIAGLGVALMPLFLIKPELDSGQLIVASHHRVRSRSNYYLVSPEGLEPPKPVKAFREWLLRETAEFRELESASLPSQ
- a CDS encoding acyl-CoA dehydrogenase; this translates as MTFAWNDPFLLDEQLAEDERMIRDTAAAFAKIELLPRIQEAYLDEVTDPELFRLMGRAGLLGITLPEEYGAANASYVAYGLVAREVERIDSGYRSMMSVQSSLVIYPIFAYGSSDQKKKYLPGLVSGDLIGCFGLTEPDAGSDPGSMKTRAEKIEGGYRLRGAKMWISNSPIADVFVVWAKSEAHNNEIRGFVLEKGMKGLSAPKIGGKLSLRASITGEIVMDGVEVTEDALLPNVSGLKGPFGCLNRARYGISWGVMGAAEDCWIRTVQYGLDRKQFGKPLAGMQLYQKKLADMQTEIALGLQASLRVGRLLDDHKMAPEMISIVKRNNCGKALDIARQARDMHGGNGIQIEYHVMRHAQNLETVNTYEGTHDVHALILGRAQTGIQAFF
- a CDS encoding CaiB/BaiF CoA-transferase family protein, which translates into the protein MSQAPLAGLKVVELARILAGPWIGQTLAELGADVIKIESPDGDDTRHWGPPYIDEGEGKRSAAYFHACNRGKRSMIADFNSSDDMRAVRALIASADIVIENFKVGGLKKFALDYQSLQATHPRLIYCSVTGFGQTGPYAHRPGYDFMIQGMSGIMDLTGEPDGSPQKVGVAFADIFTGLYGVIAIQAALKAREDSGCGQHIDMALFDCMAAVLANQSMNFLASGVTPKRMGNAHPNIAPYQTFPVADGYIIVACGNDGQFSRLCEVLAMPELPVSEAFATNAQRVQNRLVLEQTLAAKTALWTRDSLLEALEKATVPAGPINTVGDLFADEQFHHRQMLVELDGVPGLRTPIRFSGASFNPSRRSPRLGEHTAEILAEIGLGDHVEGRFP
- a CDS encoding electron transfer flavoprotein subunit beta/FixA family protein — encoded protein: MKILVPVKRVVDYNVKIRVKADGTGVEFANVKMSMNPFDEISVEEALRLKEAGKAEEVVVVSIGPAKAEETLRTALAMGADRAVLVETDDQVEPLAVAKILKGVAAAEQPGLIIVGKQAIDDDSNQTGQMLAALLGSAQATFASKIEIGEGSAKVTREVDGGLQTIEVKLPAVVTTDLRLNEPRYASLPNIMKAKKKPLDKKAPADFGVSTEPRLKVLKTEEPSGRKAGVKVKSVAELVEKLKTEAGVL
- a CDS encoding electron transfer flavoprotein subunit alpha/FixB family protein; translation: MAILLLADHDSNHLSDQTAKALTAATQIGGEVHVLVAGKDARPAAEQAAKLAGVSKVLLAESDALANNLAEPLADLIVSLAASYHTIVAAATSVGKNVMPRVAALLDVAQVSEIIEVLSPYMFKRPIYAGNAIQTVQSTDAKRVITIRTSSFAASGEEGSAVIVKSDSVTAGPNLSSFVADALSTSDRPELTSAKIIISGGRALGSAEKFKEVILPVADKLGAAVGASRAAVDAGYAPNDWQVGQTGKVVAPQLYIACGISGAIQHLAGMKDSKVIVAINKDEEAPIFQIADYGLVADLFEILPQFEQAIS
- a CDS encoding 3-hydroxybutyryl-CoA dehydrogenase; this translates as MNDQGPIPIRSVGIIGAGQMGLGIAQVSLQAGLSVRLYDVSNERVCEGIEKVRHSLSRKVGEDRRLEGTFSGSDSIGDLGNCDLVVEAATENENIKKNIFEGLCPILKPEAILATNTSSLSITRLAKSTDRPDRFMGIHFMNPVPVMKLVELVRGMATSQQTYEAAKSFAAQLGKQVTTSEDSPAFIVNRIILPMINEAIFALYEGVGSIEAIDTGVRLGANHPMGPLQLADFIGLDTCLAIMRVLHEGLADPKYRPCPLLVRYVEAGWLGRKAGRGFYDYRGK